The following coding sequences are from one uncultured Fretibacterium sp. window:
- a CDS encoding SprT family zinc-dependent metalloprotease, whose protein sequence is MTKPLAARASSEENGVDGTPDGTGREGLVLDLGAVGGGKCFLELRRSARARRLRLIVGGGGVTVVVPSGLDSLRKIRLLIEPHKAWILKNLERMKLLSSAQSRRQAVSVPERIVLRALEETWRVELSGSESQRTLARDGVVRLPRGFCGGEALAALRRWVLLRAREVLPRLLTELAAEYGFEVGRIAVKEMKSRWGSCSSKGNVNLNARLLFLSSGLVRHVLLHELCHLREMNHSRAFYECLRDVDPEADRHVAELRGAWGMVPPWACR, encoded by the coding sequence TTGACGAAGCCCCTCGCCGCCCGCGCCTCGAGCGAGGAAAATGGAGTGGATGGGACGCCGGACGGGACGGGGAGGGAGGGGCTTGTCCTGGACCTGGGGGCCGTGGGCGGGGGTAAATGTTTCCTCGAGCTTCGGCGAAGCGCACGGGCCAGGCGCCTGCGGCTGATCGTCGGGGGCGGAGGCGTGACGGTGGTCGTGCCGTCAGGCTTGGATTCGCTGCGGAAGATCAGGCTCCTGATCGAACCTCACAAGGCCTGGATACTGAAGAACCTCGAACGGATGAAGCTTTTGTCCTCCGCTCAGTCCCGCCGCCAGGCGGTCTCCGTTCCGGAGCGCATCGTCCTGAGGGCCTTGGAGGAGACCTGGCGGGTCGAGCTCTCGGGTTCTGAGTCGCAGAGGACTCTGGCTCGGGACGGGGTCGTGCGCTTGCCGCGGGGTTTCTGTGGGGGGGAGGCCTTGGCAGCGCTGCGGCGGTGGGTCCTGCTGCGAGCGCGGGAGGTCCTGCCACGGCTTCTGACGGAGCTGGCGGCGGAATACGGTTTCGAGGTGGGGCGGATTGCGGTCAAGGAGATGAAGAGCCGATGGGGAAGCTGCTCGTCCAAGGGGAACGTCAACCTGAACGCGCGGCTTCTCTTTTTGTCCTCGGGGCTCGTACGGCATGTCCTGCTGCATGAGCTCTGCCATTTGAGGGAGATGAACCATTCCAGGGCTTTTTACGAGTGCCTGAGGGACGTGGACCCCGAGGCCGACCGACATGTCGCGGAGCTCAGGGGAGCCTGGGGGATGGTGCCCCCGTGGGCCTGCCGCTGA
- the plsY gene encoding glycerol-3-phosphate 1-O-acyltransferase PlsY — protein sequence MRVAMFWMFVSYFIGSLPTGYLVARIFKGVDIRTVGSGSIGATNVRRLMGQGWAVFVTLVDMLKGALALLLTVDSASSDPWMLSLSALAVVLGHNYPVWLRFRGGKGVATTYGTMFFIWPCNSFAIVLMSGALWYAVMTSTHYVSLASMLSLLALPAFFWMLDAPLPFILLALILALLAMFRHRANVSRLLEGRENPV from the coding sequence ATGCGGGTCGCAATGTTCTGGATGTTCGTCTCCTATTTCATCGGCTCTCTGCCTACGGGATACCTGGTGGCCCGTATCTTCAAGGGGGTTGACATACGCACGGTTGGGTCCGGATCCATCGGTGCGACCAACGTGCGTCGCCTGATGGGGCAGGGGTGGGCTGTCTTTGTCACCTTGGTCGACATGCTCAAAGGGGCCCTGGCGCTCCTGCTCACCGTGGACTCGGCCTCCTCCGATCCCTGGATGCTCTCGCTGTCGGCCCTGGCTGTTGTCCTTGGGCACAATTACCCCGTCTGGCTGAGGTTCAGGGGGGGAAAGGGCGTGGCCACGACCTACGGAACCATGTTCTTCATCTGGCCCTGCAACTCCTTCGCAATCGTCCTGATGAGTGGGGCCCTTTGGTATGCCGTCATGACGTCGACGCATTACGTATCCCTGGCCTCCATGCTGTCCCTGCTGGCACTGCCGGCCTTTTTCTGGATGCTGGATGCGCCCCTTCCCTTTATCCTCCTGGCGCTGATCCTTGCGCTCCTGGCGATGTTCCGCCACAGGGCCAACGTCTCCCGCCTGCTGGAGGGCCGGGAGAACCCGGTTTGA